The nucleotide sequence TTAGCGAGTGGCTCCATTTCAAAATCAAATTCCAACATATTTCCTAACTCCTCCTCGCTTCGCTCGAATGGTTCCTCGTAAGCGGCGGCTTAAATAAATTCCTTGATCATGTTTTTGAACCATTCAACAACACCAGGTTTGGACGCCGTGCTTCCGGAAGGTTTGGCTTTACTGCTAGGACGTTTTGGTCCAGCCACACCGCGTGTACGAATATGTTTAACAACAAATTGGATCATACCCACACCACTGCTGAAGGAAGGATCTCTTACACCGATGAAATCTGGCACAGAGATTCTAGCATTCGACTCTAATTCAGCCTGTGCTAAAGGTAAAACGCTAGGCAAAGACACTGATCCACCTGTAAGAACATAACCGTTAATTTTGTCTAGATAACCTAGACGCTTCACTTCTTGTCTAATCATGTGGAAAATCTCTGACATCCGTGGCTCTATGATGTTCGCAAGATCAAGCTGTGAAAACTCCATCTCAAGGTTGCTACTGACCCGGTTCACTTTGAACTTCTGATCTTCTGCAGCATCTTCGATCCGAGCACAGCCATACTTAAGCTTTAGCTTTTCCGCATGCTCTGTCTGTGTTTTGAGTCCATAGCAAATATCACTTGTGACGTAATCTCCACCAATTGGTAGAGTAGAAACTGCCGCAAGACTTCCACCTTCAAAAATTGCGATCGTAGTCGCTCCGGCTCCAATATCCGCTAACACTGTGCCCATCTGCTTTTCATCTTTCGTGAGTGCCATCATCCCTGATGCCAATGACATCAAAATAACACCTGATATACGTAAACCAGCTTTCTCTACGCATCTCATCAGATTATGTACAGCAGCTTTAGTGCCCGTAATAATTGTGCACTCTACCTCAAGACGAACGCCAATCATCCCACGCGGATCTTGTATGCCCGCAAGACCATCCACAAAAAATTGTTTCGGCAGCAGACTAATAATTTCACGTTCAGGAGGTAATGCAACAACTTTAGCAGCCTGCAACACTCGTTCGATATCTTCTTCGCCTATCTCCCGATCTTCATTGGAGACGGCTACAACACCGTGGTTGCTTTGTAGTGCAATATGGTTGCCTGCAATCCCAACGTATACTTCACTAATTCCAATGCCTACCATGCGTTCAGCATGATCTACAGCATTGCGGATGGATTGAACGGTTTGATCAATATCTACAATGGCGCCTTTACGAATTCCATCTGAATCCGCTGAACCAACACCAATGATGTTAATGGCCCCGTTGCTAATCTCCCCGATAATCACCCGAATCTTCGACGTTCCAATATCCAGGCTGACGATGAGGTCATTATTACTCAACCGGTGGCACCTCCCGTAGTTCGATGAAAATATCTGTGAAAAAGGGATGCATCACTACTAATTCCACATTCACGAGATTTTCCCTCTTTTTTCAACATTTTTTTTATGAAATTCTCAAAAGCATTTTACAGTTTTTATTATACAACTTTATTTTTCACTCATAAAAGAAATTCTATCATTTATTTCGATTATTGAGTAGTGTCCTTTTCCTCAACTTTATCGGCTTCTTGAGACTTTTCATTCTCACTTTCTGCCGAATAGGACAAATAAGTGTTTGCTTCAAGCATAATGACTTTGCCCGGCTCGCGATTTTGCACAATATCACTCAAGTAAGAGATGCGTTCTGAGA is from Candidatus Cohnella colombiensis and encodes:
- the ftsA gene encoding cell division protein FtsA, whose amino-acid sequence is MSNNDLIVSLDIGTSKIRVIIGEISNGAINIIGVGSADSDGIRKGAIVDIDQTVQSIRNAVDHAERMVGIGISEVYVGIAGNHIALQSNHGVVAVSNEDREIGEEDIERVLQAAKVVALPPEREIISLLPKQFFVDGLAGIQDPRGMIGVRLEVECTIITGTKAAVHNLMRCVEKAGLRISGVILMSLASGMMALTKDEKQMGTVLADIGAGATTIAIFEGGSLAAVSTLPIGGDYVTSDICYGLKTQTEHAEKLKLKYGCARIEDAAEDQKFKVNRVSSNLEMEFSQLDLANIIEPRMSEIFHMIRQEVKRLGYLDKINGYVLTGGSVSLPSVLPLAQAELESNARISVPDFIGVRDPSFSSGVGMIQFVVKHIRTRGVAGPKRPSSKAKPSGSTASKPGVVEWFKNMIKEFI